The following are from one region of the Aquirufa lenticrescens genome:
- a CDS encoding DNA polymerase III subunit alpha: MYLNCHSYYSLRYGTLSPEQLVQEAKARGITSLALTDIHRSSGVFDFVQACQQEGIKPVVGMEFEAGYVCLARNERGFLQINDFATKYLVSKDPWPERPPVSDDVWTIYPLAMRKKIKTLAGPRERWGVRASDRNLLWKEKDLRDFVWCQPFTFLDQRGFSMHRLLRAIDLNTLLSKLSPKDQAQADERFYTPAEIAASCADYPQLLAEADQILADCSFSFDFKKPKNRSLFSSSKEDDLALLTKLAYEGLRYRYPRGDREAKARVEKELKIIHELDFNAYFLITWDIIRYARSRGYFHVGRGSGANSIVAYCIGITDVDPVELDLYFERFINKHRTSPPDFDIDFSWDERDDIIDYIFKRYGAKHVCLLATYVTFRDKSIYRELAKVFGLPKAEIDAWLDPATAMREVTSEIQALIVKYGQLLLDFPNYLSIHAGGILISDAPLSAYTALEGMPKGFPICQFDMYVAEEIGFAKFDILSQRGLGHIKESVDIIRANRGVDVDIHRVQDFMKDEGVRKQLMRHETMGCFYIESPAMRSLLKKLRCQDYITLVAASSIIRPGVSSSGMMKAYIERFHAPDSYEPVHPLMGELMKETYGVMVYQEDVIKVAHYFAGLTLAEADVLRRGMSGKYRSRAEFDRIRQAFFENCAAKGYPEAVSREVWRQMESFSGYSFSKAHSASFAVESYQSLYLKTYYPLEFMVAVINNFGGFYRTEFYVHEARRCGAEVEAPEINESDYLTRIEGKRIYLGWVHIKGLEKRVIQEILEARRQSGPFRSWEDFVHRVSIGLEQSILLIRIGAFRNLGQAKKPLLWEAHARFQGKVSTVVSMEMFEELSPDIGVLPPLIHEPEEDAFDQWEILGFPLCSPFLLLEELPETLLNADLVLPKGDIIGYLVTLKSTRTKQGERMYFGYFVDLQGEFFDTVHFPSDLKNYSFRGSGIYWMQGVSMDDFGHRTLRVQQLRKLAWRVDPRYS; encoded by the coding sequence ATGTATTTGAATTGCCATTCTTACTACAGCTTGCGCTATGGTACGCTTTCGCCTGAGCAATTAGTTCAGGAGGCGAAAGCGCGTGGCATCACGTCGTTAGCCTTAACGGATATCCACCGGAGTTCTGGTGTCTTTGATTTCGTTCAGGCGTGTCAGCAGGAGGGGATTAAGCCCGTGGTGGGGATGGAGTTCGAGGCAGGCTATGTGTGTTTAGCGCGAAATGAACGTGGTTTTTTGCAGATTAATGATTTTGCGACGAAGTATTTAGTCTCCAAAGATCCCTGGCCAGAGCGACCTCCCGTTTCAGACGATGTGTGGACGATTTATCCGCTAGCCATGCGGAAAAAGATCAAGACGCTGGCTGGTCCGCGGGAGCGCTGGGGCGTGCGGGCGAGTGACCGGAATTTGCTTTGGAAAGAAAAAGACCTGCGTGATTTTGTCTGGTGCCAACCTTTTACCTTTCTGGATCAGCGCGGATTTTCGATGCACCGATTGCTGCGGGCGATCGATTTGAATACCTTATTGAGCAAACTTTCACCCAAAGACCAGGCGCAGGCAGATGAACGTTTCTATACTCCTGCTGAAATAGCGGCCTCTTGCGCGGATTACCCGCAACTATTAGCGGAGGCGGATCAGATCTTAGCTGATTGCTCTTTTAGTTTTGATTTTAAAAAGCCAAAGAACCGCTCGCTATTTAGTTCTTCCAAAGAAGACGATTTAGCCCTCCTCACCAAGCTAGCTTACGAGGGTTTGCGTTACCGTTATCCGCGTGGGGATCGCGAGGCTAAGGCGCGGGTGGAGAAGGAATTGAAGATTATTCACGAGCTAGATTTTAATGCCTATTTCCTGATTACCTGGGATATTATTCGCTATGCACGATCTAGGGGCTATTTTCACGTGGGGCGAGGCTCCGGTGCGAATTCCATCGTGGCCTATTGCATCGGGATTACAGACGTGGATCCGGTCGAATTAGACCTCTATTTCGAGCGTTTCATCAACAAACACCGGACGAGTCCACCGGATTTTGACATAGATTTCTCCTGGGATGAGCGGGATGACATCATCGATTACATCTTTAAGCGCTATGGGGCGAAGCATGTGTGTCTGCTAGCGACCTATGTTACGTTTCGGGATAAGTCGATTTACCGGGAGTTAGCGAAGGTTTTTGGTCTTCCCAAAGCCGAGATAGACGCCTGGCTCGATCCCGCCACCGCCATGCGGGAGGTGACGTCCGAAATACAGGCGCTGATCGTCAAATACGGCCAGCTCTTGCTCGATTTTCCTAATTACCTCAGCATTCACGCGGGCGGCATCCTGATTTCAGACGCCCCTTTATCCGCTTACACGGCTCTAGAGGGAATGCCGAAAGGTTTCCCCATCTGCCAGTTCGATATGTACGTGGCGGAGGAGATCGGCTTTGCGAAGTTTGATATTTTATCCCAACGAGGCCTCGGCCACATCAAAGAGTCCGTCGACATCATCCGCGCAAACCGCGGAGTCGATGTAGACATTCACCGCGTGCAGGACTTTATGAAAGACGAAGGCGTGCGCAAACAGCTGATGCGCCACGAGACGATGGGCTGTTTCTATATCGAATCGCCCGCGATGCGTTCGCTCTTAAAGAAGTTACGTTGCCAAGATTACATCACCCTAGTCGCCGCATCCTCCATTATTCGCCCCGGCGTCTCCTCGTCCGGGATGATGAAGGCCTACATCGAGCGTTTCCACGCCCCGGATTCCTATGAGCCGGTGCATCCGCTGATGGGGGAGCTGATGAAGGAAACCTATGGCGTGATGGTGTACCAGGAAGATGTGATCAAGGTGGCGCACTATTTTGCCGGATTAACCTTAGCGGAAGCCGATGTGCTGCGCCGCGGAATGTCGGGTAAATACCGTTCTAGAGCTGAATTTGATCGCATTAGGCAGGCTTTTTTCGAGAATTGTGCTGCCAAAGGCTACCCAGAAGCCGTTTCACGCGAGGTGTGGAGGCAGATGGAAAGTTTTTCGGGCTATTCCTTTTCGAAGGCGCACTCGGCATCATTTGCCGTAGAAAGCTACCAAAGCCTTTATCTCAAGACCTATTACCCGCTTGAATTTATGGTGGCGGTGATCAATAATTTTGGGGGATTCTACCGGACTGAATTTTACGTGCACGAGGCTCGGCGCTGTGGAGCAGAGGTGGAGGCACCGGAAATTAATGAGAGCGACTACCTAACCCGGATCGAAGGCAAGCGCATTTATTTGGGCTGGGTACATATCAAAGGCCTAGAGAAGCGGGTCATCCAAGAAATACTCGAGGCGCGGAGGCAGTCTGGGCCTTTCCGTTCTTGGGAGGATTTCGTGCACCGCGTGTCCATCGGGCTAGAGCAATCGATTTTGTTGATTCGCATAGGCGCCTTTCGCAACCTAGGTCAGGCCAAAAAGCCCCTATTATGGGAGGCGCACGCCCGTTTCCAAGGCAAAGTCTCTACGGTGGTCTCGATGGAGATGTTTGAGGAGCTTTCCCCTGACATCGGGGTCTTGCCACCGCTTATCCACGAACCGGAGGAGGATGCTTTCGACCAATGGGAGATTCTCGGTTTCCCCCTCTGTTCACCCTTTTTATTGCTAGAGGAATTACCAGAGACCTTATTGAATGCGGATTTGGTATTGCCTAAAGGCGATATCATCGGCTATCTCGTCACTTTAAAGTCTACGCGAACTAAGCAGGGCGAACGAATGTATTTTGGCTACTTTGTGGACCTGCAAGGAGAGTTCTTTGATACCGTCCATTTTCCATCGGATCTAAAAAACTATTCTTTCCGCGGTAGTGGAATCTATTGGATGCAGGGCGTGTCGATGGACGATTTTGGCCATCGAACCCTGCGCGTGCAACAATTGCGGAAGTTAGCGTGGCGGGTGGATCCGCGGTATTCATAA
- the dinB gene encoding DNA polymerase IV — protein MQERAIVHMDLDSFFVSVERLRDTRLVGQPVIVGGGSDRGVVAACSYETRAFGVRSAMPMKMALKLCPDAIVLRGDYEAYVQHSEMVTSLIMERAPLVEKASIDEFYLDMTGMERFFGSYAFAQDLRDRIKKQIGLQMSFGLSVNKTVSKVATNHVKPAGEYQVPAGQEKAFLAPMTVNKIPMIGAVTAQTLRNMGIVHVGTLSQMPQRVLERTFGKSGTMLWERANGIDLRPVVPYSEQKSLSKEITFEQDSTDVILLRRILGSLTEQLSYDLRKLGQCTSCITVKVRYSNFDTHTRQISIPASASDHRLIPAVYELFEKLYDRRLLIRLIGVRFSKLLQGQEQLNLFDDGAKLVPLYQAMDSLKNRYGEFSILRASGLMGSAERRNRLPAAGAAHASLPAKNDE, from the coding sequence ATGCAGGAGCGCGCGATTGTGCACATGGATTTAGACAGTTTCTTTGTCTCGGTAGAGCGACTCCGAGATACGCGACTCGTGGGCCAGCCGGTCATTGTGGGCGGTGGCTCGGATCGAGGCGTGGTGGCGGCGTGTAGTTATGAGACCAGGGCCTTTGGGGTGCGTTCCGCGATGCCCATGAAGATGGCGTTGAAATTGTGTCCGGATGCGATTGTGTTACGAGGAGATTACGAAGCCTATGTCCAGCATTCTGAGATGGTGACTTCGCTGATTATGGAGCGGGCGCCGCTAGTAGAGAAAGCCTCGATTGATGAGTTTTATTTAGATATGACGGGGATGGAGCGCTTTTTTGGTTCCTATGCCTTTGCCCAGGATCTGCGGGATCGGATTAAAAAGCAGATTGGATTGCAGATGTCGTTTGGTTTATCGGTGAATAAGACGGTGTCCAAAGTCGCGACGAATCACGTCAAGCCCGCCGGGGAATACCAGGTGCCCGCCGGTCAAGAGAAAGCCTTTTTAGCGCCGATGACGGTGAATAAGATCCCGATGATCGGTGCCGTCACGGCCCAGACCTTGCGTAATATGGGCATCGTCCACGTAGGAACGCTTAGCCAAATGCCGCAGCGGGTGTTAGAGCGAACCTTTGGGAAGTCGGGGACGATGCTTTGGGAAAGAGCTAATGGCATCGATCTGCGTCCCGTCGTGCCTTATTCTGAGCAGAAGTCCTTGTCTAAGGAGATAACGTTTGAGCAGGATAGTACGGATGTGATTTTATTACGAAGGATCCTGGGTTCGTTGACAGAGCAGCTGAGCTATGATTTGCGCAAGCTGGGGCAATGTACCTCCTGTATTACGGTGAAGGTGCGTTACTCGAATTTTGACACCCATACCCGCCAAATCAGTATCCCCGCTTCCGCCAGCGACCACCGTCTGATTCCGGCGGTCTACGAATTGTTCGAGAAGCTGTATGACCGGAGGCTCTTGATTCGGCTGATAGGCGTGCGCTTCTCTAAGCTATTGCAAGGGCAAGAGCAATTGAACCTGTTTGATGACGGGGCTAAGCTAGTGCCGCTGTACCAGGCGATGGATTCCCTGAAGAACCGCTACGGCGAGTTTTCCATCTTGCGCGCGAGCGGATTGATGGGGAGTGCCGAACGGAGAAATAGACTGCCTGCTGCTGGTGCGGCACACGCTTCTTTACCCGCAAAAAACGACGAATAG
- a CDS encoding XRE family transcriptional regulator: MSTFFSQNLRFLRSKMSEKTSQEKLAELLNIKKPTLGSYESGRAEPKYADLISLAEFFKVEVDELLKEDLSKRIPGLSNKPKLRILATTVDANNEENIEMVPVKALAGYTASYDDLDFIRDLPTFQVPFLPKDKKYRVFPIKGESMLPLQPGSLVFAEYVEDWTQIKDGTICIVVTREDGVVLKQVINHLAERKVLILNSTNKTYDPYPILGSEIQEIWKFAGYFYNEFPEK; encoded by the coding sequence ATGAGCACTTTTTTTAGTCAGAATTTACGTTTTTTACGCAGCAAGATGTCGGAGAAAACTTCGCAGGAAAAACTGGCGGAATTACTGAATATTAAGAAGCCGACCTTGGGCTCGTATGAGTCGGGAAGAGCGGAGCCTAAATATGCGGATTTAATCTCCCTAGCGGAGTTTTTTAAGGTTGAAGTGGATGAATTATTGAAGGAGGATTTGTCCAAAAGAATCCCCGGACTTTCGAACAAGCCTAAGCTACGAATTTTAGCTACGACGGTCGATGCGAACAATGAGGAGAATATCGAGATGGTACCGGTCAAAGCTTTGGCAGGATACACCGCCTCTTACGACGACCTCGACTTCATCCGCGATCTCCCTACCTTCCAAGTACCTTTCCTACCTAAAGACAAGAAATACCGCGTTTTCCCCATCAAAGGCGAATCGATGTTACCCCTACAACCGGGCTCTTTAGTCTTCGCAGAATACGTGGAAGACTGGACCCAAATCAAGGACGGCACCATCTGCATCGTCGTGACCCGCGAGGACGGCGTCGTATTAAAGCAGGTCATCAACCACCTCGCAGAACGCAAAGTCTTGATCCTGAACTCGACGAACAAGACCTACGATCCTTACCCGATTTTGGGCTCTGAAATCCAGGAAATCTGGAAGTTCGCGGGGTATTTTTATAATGAATTTCCTGAAAAATAG
- a CDS encoding Tex family protein translates to MYHKISTTLSISENQVRKTIALLDEGATIPFISRYRKEATGSLDEVQVAAIRDLRDQYVELEKRREAILKSLQELEKLTPELEKAVRGAETLAKLEDTYLPYKPKRKTRAMAAREKGLQELANQIRLQGLKDPEVLAAEYLDNVEEALAGARDILAEEMMETAEAREEARNLFTRKTTVKSTVAKGKKDEGIKYKDYFDWSESLAQAPSHRILALFRGENEGILNLNLTGPDEEVLTKLERRFLTGNNACAKQVGLAIQDGYKRLLMPAMETEMRAEAKKRADEEAIRVFAENIRQLLLAAPLGQKRVLALDPGFRTGCKVVCLDEQGTLLDNTAVYPHTGPGQAAEAAHTIQAWVKQYKVQAIAIGNGTAGRETESFVRGLKLEGITIIMVNESGASIYSASEAARDEFPDKDVTVRGAVSIGRRLMDPLAELVKIDPKSIGVGQYQHDVDQKKLQASLDDTVISCVNSVGVELNTASKQILSYVSGLGPQLAQNIIDYRTKNGPFLKRSDLKKVTRLGEKAFEQAAAFLRIRNAKNPLDASAVHPERYEIVEKMAKDLNCKVSDLLANESLRKQIRLSQYVNAEVGMPTLTDIMEELAKPGRDPREQFEAFEFTEGVNSIKDLRVGMMLPGIVTNITNFGAFVDIGVHQDGLVHVSQLADKFVKDPNEVVKVAQKVQVRVTEVDEVRKRIALSMKK, encoded by the coding sequence ATGTACCACAAAATATCCACCACCCTTTCCATTTCCGAAAACCAAGTTCGCAAAACCATCGCCCTATTGGACGAAGGCGCCACGATTCCCTTTATTTCCCGTTACCGCAAAGAGGCTACGGGGAGTTTAGATGAAGTACAGGTAGCGGCAATTCGGGACCTAAGGGACCAATACGTGGAATTAGAGAAGCGCCGCGAGGCTATCTTGAAGTCCTTACAGGAACTCGAGAAATTGACGCCAGAACTGGAGAAGGCAGTTAGAGGGGCTGAGACTTTGGCCAAATTAGAAGACACCTACCTGCCCTACAAACCCAAGCGCAAAACACGCGCGATGGCGGCCCGCGAAAAAGGACTACAAGAACTCGCAAACCAGATCCGATTGCAAGGTCTAAAAGACCCAGAGGTCTTAGCAGCTGAATACCTAGACAACGTAGAGGAAGCTCTAGCTGGCGCTCGGGATATTTTAGCCGAGGAGATGATGGAAACGGCTGAAGCCAGAGAGGAAGCGAGAAATCTATTTACGCGCAAAACGACGGTTAAATCAACGGTTGCAAAAGGCAAAAAAGACGAGGGAATTAAATACAAAGATTATTTCGACTGGTCGGAATCCTTAGCGCAAGCACCATCTCACCGTATTTTGGCCCTTTTCAGAGGCGAAAACGAGGGGATTTTGAACCTGAACTTAACCGGTCCAGACGAGGAGGTTTTAACTAAACTAGAGCGCCGCTTCCTGACTGGAAACAACGCCTGCGCGAAACAAGTGGGATTAGCCATTCAAGATGGGTATAAACGCTTGCTGATGCCAGCCATGGAAACCGAGATGCGAGCTGAGGCGAAGAAACGCGCAGACGAGGAAGCTATTCGCGTATTCGCAGAAAATATCAGACAACTGTTATTAGCCGCACCATTAGGCCAAAAACGCGTCTTAGCCCTCGATCCTGGATTCAGAACTGGCTGCAAAGTAGTTTGCCTAGATGAACAAGGAACACTGTTAGACAACACCGCGGTTTATCCGCACACCGGACCTGGGCAAGCTGCAGAGGCAGCTCACACCATCCAAGCTTGGGTGAAACAATATAAAGTACAAGCGATTGCCATCGGTAACGGAACGGCAGGTCGTGAGACCGAATCCTTTGTACGTGGACTTAAGTTGGAGGGGATTACCATCATCATGGTGAACGAAAGTGGAGCATCCATCTATTCTGCTTCTGAAGCGGCGCGCGACGAGTTTCCGGATAAGGATGTAACGGTACGTGGGGCGGTTTCAATCGGTAGACGATTGATGGATCCTTTGGCAGAACTGGTAAAAATCGATCCTAAATCCATTGGTGTGGGACAATACCAGCATGATGTAGACCAAAAGAAATTACAAGCCTCTCTCGACGACACAGTTATCTCATGTGTAAACTCGGTAGGCGTGGAATTAAACACAGCCTCTAAACAGATTCTATCTTACGTTTCAGGCTTAGGTCCGCAATTAGCCCAAAACATCATCGATTACCGCACCAAAAACGGACCATTCTTAAAACGCTCTGACTTGAAAAAGGTCACGCGTTTAGGCGAAAAGGCTTTCGAACAAGCGGCTGCTTTCTTGCGCATTCGCAACGCAAAAAACCCATTAGACGCCAGTGCAGTTCACCCAGAACGTTATGAAATCGTCGAAAAGATGGCGAAAGATTTGAACTGCAAAGTGTCTGATCTATTAGCGAACGAATCCTTACGCAAACAAATTCGCTTAAGTCAATATGTGAATGCAGAAGTAGGTATGCCTACGTTGACAGACATTATGGAGGAATTAGCGAAGCCAGGTCGTGACCCTCGAGAGCAATTCGAAGCCTTTGAATTCACGGAGGGAGTAAACTCCATTAAAGATCTTCGCGTAGGAATGATGCTTCCGGGAATTGTGACGAATATTACGAATTTTGGCGCCTTTGTCGATATCGGCGTTCACCAAGACGGATTAGTGCATGTTAGCCAATTAGCCGATAAGTTTGTGAAAGACCCTAATGAAGTAGTGAAAGTGGCACAAAAAGTGCAAGTCCGAGTGACGGAGGTGGATGAAGTAAGGAAGCGGATTGCGCTGAGTATGAAGAAATAA
- a CDS encoding heavy-metal-associated domain-containing protein: MKKILFLLILPFLALAGPKETVKIKTSAICEMCKERIEKNLALTKGVAKSDLNLDDKVITVEYDAAKIDAAGIRKAISETGYDADEVKAIAKDYAKLPNCCKKKD, from the coding sequence ATGAAAAAGATCCTATTTTTATTGATTTTGCCGTTTTTGGCTCTTGCTGGTCCTAAGGAAACAGTAAAGATTAAGACTTCTGCGATTTGCGAAATGTGCAAAGAGCGAATTGAGAAGAATTTAGCTTTGACAAAAGGCGTGGCTAAATCCGATTTGAATCTTGATGATAAGGTAATCACGGTGGAATACGATGCAGCGAAAATCGACGCAGCTGGTATCAGAAAAGCGATCTCGGAAACGGGATATGATGCTGATGAGGTGAAGGCGATAGCAAAGGACTATGCTAAGTTGCCTAATTGCTGCAAGAAAAAAGATTAA
- a CDS encoding heavy metal-binding domain-containing protein: MKKYILVSTLVMGMFGAFASTTQADQKAAKESKKEEYACPMKCEGKKTYSKKGKCPACTMDLKVVKR, translated from the coding sequence ATGAAAAAGTACATCTTAGTTTCGACCCTAGTAATGGGAATGTTTGGGGCCTTCGCGTCCACTACTCAAGCTGATCAAAAAGCTGCCAAAGAGAGCAAAAAAGAAGAATATGCGTGTCCAATGAAGTGTGAAGGTAAAAAGACCTATTCGAAGAAAGGTAAATGCCCTGCTTGCACAATGGATTTGAAAGTAGTTAAAAGATAA
- a CDS encoding TonB-dependent receptor plug domain-containing protein, whose amino-acid sequence MYKLLILLCFSTLLQAQQVVRKDSIERDTELKEFRIVANPGQKDDNAILSTEIMTIKTLGKAACCNLSESFETNASVSVSYADAVTGSKQIQMLGLSGNYVQTNVENIPSIRGLKSTYGLNYLPGTWIKSIDLAKGTISVVNGYESMTGAINVELAKPDTSEVYYLNTYTNSQGRFEVNQQGAHRFNSRLSTGVFTHYSQQAARLDGNGDGFLDLPLFNLMNVLNRWKYATDRWMIQWGANYLNEDRLGGQKSFTSEADRSQIYGFGSKTERLETFAKIARLFPNKPYQGLALIVSTANHANDSYFSTKNYTGREQSVYGNLIFQSIIGNTNHTWKTGASFLLDSYQESYIDSAYARTEIVPGVYGEYTWTIPTKLTVVLGQRVDFHNQLGTQWVPRLHVKWDVAPDWIVRLSAGKGWRRVNPLAENMGYLINNRALKLVGNLNPLEVSWNYGITLTKNMNIGSRKANLVIDAFQTDFTHQWMVDMESASSVRFYSSPGASYSTSLQAEFNYSPFKRFEFKAAYRFQDVQADYLTESGALNRLSKPFLNRDRVLVNLAYATPYEIWKYDLTWQWNGTRRIPDATVGHLHTASSSEVQAPAFSTVNAQVTRQFKKWELYLGVENLFNFTQANPIMSAKDPFAMGFDASMVWGPIVGTMVYTGIRFKIN is encoded by the coding sequence ATGTATAAATTACTTATTTTACTCTGTTTTTCTACGCTTTTGCAGGCTCAACAAGTTGTGCGAAAAGATAGTATTGAGCGTGACACAGAATTAAAAGAATTTCGGATAGTGGCTAATCCTGGCCAAAAAGACGATAACGCCATTCTCTCCACGGAAATAATGACGATCAAAACCTTGGGAAAAGCGGCTTGCTGTAACCTATCGGAGAGTTTTGAAACCAATGCCTCTGTTTCTGTGAGTTATGCGGATGCCGTGACGGGATCTAAGCAAATCCAAATGTTGGGTTTATCTGGAAATTATGTTCAAACGAATGTGGAAAATATTCCATCGATCCGTGGACTGAAATCCACTTATGGCTTGAATTATTTACCAGGAACGTGGATTAAATCGATTGATTTGGCCAAAGGAACCATCTCCGTTGTGAATGGATATGAATCTATGACCGGCGCGATCAATGTTGAACTGGCAAAGCCAGACACCTCCGAAGTATATTATTTAAATACTTACACGAACTCGCAGGGGCGTTTTGAGGTCAATCAACAAGGTGCTCATCGCTTCAATTCGCGTTTATCTACGGGCGTATTTACACACTATTCTCAGCAGGCGGCTCGACTGGATGGAAATGGGGATGGCTTTCTGGATTTGCCCTTATTTAATTTAATGAATGTCCTCAACCGATGGAAATATGCCACCGATCGTTGGATGATCCAGTGGGGAGCAAATTACTTGAATGAGGATCGTTTAGGGGGTCAAAAATCGTTTACTTCTGAAGCAGATCGTTCGCAAATTTATGGCTTTGGCAGCAAGACAGAGCGCTTGGAGACCTTTGCAAAAATAGCCCGATTATTTCCTAACAAGCCTTACCAGGGTTTGGCCCTAATTGTAAGCACAGCTAACCATGCAAATGATTCTTATTTCTCCACTAAGAATTATACAGGACGAGAACAAAGTGTTTATGGCAATTTGATTTTTCAATCCATCATTGGCAACACCAACCATACTTGGAAGACCGGTGCCAGTTTTTTACTAGATTCCTATCAGGAGTCCTATATAGACTCTGCTTATGCTAGAACCGAAATAGTACCTGGTGTTTATGGGGAATATACGTGGACGATTCCTACTAAATTAACAGTGGTTTTAGGCCAAAGAGTTGACTTTCATAATCAATTAGGTACACAATGGGTGCCTCGCTTGCATGTAAAATGGGATGTAGCCCCGGATTGGATTGTTCGTTTATCTGCCGGAAAGGGGTGGAGACGGGTGAATCCTTTGGCAGAAAATATGGGCTATTTAATAAATAACCGGGCCTTGAAATTAGTCGGGAATCTAAATCCACTGGAAGTATCTTGGAATTACGGAATCACACTGACGAAAAATATGAACATCGGGTCCCGCAAGGCAAATCTGGTGATTGATGCCTTTCAGACTGATTTTACCCACCAATGGATGGTGGATATGGAGTCTGCCTCCAGTGTTCGGTTTTACTCGAGTCCGGGAGCATCTTACTCGACCAGTTTACAGGCCGAGTTTAATTACAGTCCATTTAAGCGATTTGAATTCAAAGCTGCTTATCGTTTTCAAGATGTGCAAGCAGACTATTTAACCGAATCTGGGGCCTTGAATCGATTGTCAAAGCCATTTTTGAATCGCGATCGGGTTTTAGTCAATTTGGCCTATGCGACACCTTATGAAATTTGGAAATATGACCTGACATGGCAATGGAATGGAACAAGACGGATTCCGGATGCGACGGTAGGGCATCTTCATACCGCTTCTTCTTCCGAAGTTCAGGCTCCTGCATTTTCGACCGTAAATGCTCAAGTAACGCGACAATTTAAAAAGTGGGAATTATACCTAGGTGTGGAAAATCTTTTTAATTTTACTCAAGCCAATCCAATTATGAGTGCTAAAGATCCATTTGCGATGGGTTTTGATGCCTCGATGGTTTGGGGGCCTATTGTAGGTACCATGGTTTACACAGGAATCCGTTTTAAAATCAATTAA
- a CDS encoding HYC_CC_PP family protein — MKFFAKSFTSIFLAAWILFGSLGISWTEATCIYTGAKKTTITKAESCCQKTAEAHISRSKCCLLSKYQVKFNFDLSKGSQSLVFAFSPILSTSTVNSLDFYIQELDYFSYTSNAPPLTRQARLAQLQSYLI; from the coding sequence ATGAAATTCTTTGCCAAAAGCTTCACGTCCATTTTCCTCGCCGCCTGGATTCTTTTTGGGAGTTTAGGTATTTCGTGGACCGAAGCCACTTGCATCTATACTGGGGCAAAGAAAACAACGATCACAAAAGCGGAATCCTGCTGTCAAAAAACAGCAGAAGCTCATATTTCAAGATCAAAATGCTGTTTGTTAAGTAAGTACCAAGTGAAGTTTAATTTCGACTTAAGCAAAGGAAGTCAATCACTGGTATTCGCTTTTTCTCCTATTTTGAGCACATCGACAGTTAATTCACTTGATTTTTATATCCAAGAGCTTGATTATTTTTCGTACACCTCGAATGCCCCTCCACTCACTCGGCAGGCTCGCTTAGCCCAATTACAGTCGTATTTGATTTAA